The proteins below come from a single Chryseobacterium sp. MA9 genomic window:
- a CDS encoding undecaprenyl-diphosphate phosphatase: MDLIKAIIIAIVEGLTEYLPISSTAHMGFTANLMGLEETEFLKMFQVSIQFGAILSVVVAYWKKFFDLNNIQFYFKLAFAVVPALVLGYLFDDKIEAVLGNQIAISSVLVLGGIVLLFADKWFKNPTIDDEKGITIRKAVTIGFWQCLAMMPGTSRSAASIIGGMTQGLTRKAAAEFSFFLAVPTMLAVTVYSVFVKTWGKETPNPQKGYEMIMASQNHIMIFVIGNIVAFIVALIAIKAFIGVLNKYGFKPWGWYRIFVGIALLIYFYFFK; the protein is encoded by the coding sequence ATGGATTTAATCAAAGCAATTATTATTGCCATCGTAGAAGGTTTGACAGAATATCTTCCGATTTCTTCTACTGCACACATGGGATTTACAGCCAACCTTATGGGGCTTGAAGAAACAGAATTTTTAAAAATGTTTCAGGTATCCATTCAGTTTGGAGCCATTTTATCGGTGGTAGTGGCATACTGGAAAAAGTTTTTTGACTTAAATAATATTCAGTTTTATTTTAAACTTGCTTTTGCTGTAGTTCCTGCACTGGTTTTAGGGTATTTATTCGATGATAAAATTGAAGCAGTACTTGGAAATCAGATCGCTATTTCTTCAGTTTTGGTTTTAGGAGGTATTGTTTTACTGTTTGCTGACAAATGGTTTAAAAATCCTACAATTGATGATGAAAAAGGAATTACCATAAGAAAAGCAGTCACTATTGGTTTCTGGCAGTGTCTCGCGATGATGCCGGGTACGAGCCGTAGTGCGGCTTCTATTATTGGAGGAATGACACAGGGACTTACCAGAAAAGCTGCGGCAGAATTTTCTTTCTTTCTAGCTGTACCTACGATGCTGGCAGTAACTGTGTATTCAGTTTTTGTTAAAACCTGGGGAAAAGAAACGCCAAACCCACAGAAAGGATATGAAATGATTATGGCCTCACAGAATCACATTATGATCTTTGTGATAGGAAATATTGTGGCTTTTATCGTAGCACTTATTGCCATCAAAGCATTCATTGGAGTGCTTAATAAATACGGATTCAAACCTTGGGGCTGGTACCGTATTTTTGTTGGAATTGCTCTGTTGATTTACTTTTATTTCTTTAAATAA
- the truB gene encoding tRNA pseudouridine(55) synthase TruB, whose product MTAEELKSGYVFLLDKPLDWTSFQAVNKMKYKLKREFDLPKKFKIGHAGTLDPRATGLLIVCCGKFTKKIPEIQDAPKEYWTEIKIGVQTESYDTEKPEILHQDIAHISEEQVQEALEKFVGEIEQKPPIYSAIKIDGERAYNLARAGEDVEMKARKTTIHYIKDIKIDFPLVSFMVGCSKGTYIRSLAHDIGQELGVGAYLTQLRRTKIGDYAIENATDQFLNNEYRFESL is encoded by the coding sequence ATGACTGCTGAAGAACTGAAATCAGGATACGTTTTTTTATTGGATAAGCCTTTGGACTGGACTTCCTTCCAGGCTGTCAATAAAATGAAATACAAACTTAAAAGGGAATTTGATCTTCCTAAAAAATTTAAAATCGGGCATGCCGGGACCTTAGATCCCAGAGCTACAGGGCTTCTTATTGTCTGCTGCGGAAAGTTCACCAAGAAAATTCCTGAGATCCAGGATGCTCCTAAAGAATACTGGACAGAGATTAAGATTGGTGTACAGACTGAATCATATGATACCGAAAAACCTGAAATTCTTCATCAGGACATTGCTCACATTTCTGAAGAACAGGTACAAGAAGCTCTTGAAAAGTTTGTTGGAGAAATTGAACAGAAACCACCCATTTATTCAGCCATTAAAATTGATGGTGAAAGAGCTTACAATCTTGCAAGAGCTGGGGAAGACGTGGAAATGAAGGCCAGAAAAACGACTATTCATTACATTAAAGATATTAAAATAGATTTTCCTTTAGTAAGCTTCATGGTAGGCTGTTCAAAAGGAACTTATATCAGAAGTCTTGCACATGATATCGGACAGGAATTGGGAGTGGGAGCCTATCTGACTCAGTTAAGACGCACCAAAATCGGTGACTATGCTATTGAAAATGCTACAGATCAGTTCTTAAATAACGAGTACAGATTTGAAAGTCTATGA
- the rluF gene encoding 23S rRNA pseudouridine(2604) synthase RluF — MEKTRINKYLSEVGYCSRRAADKLLEEGRIKINGKIPEMGTKVSDEDLVEVDGKPIREPQEKPVYIIFNKPVGIVCTTDTKREKNNIVDYINHPKRIFPIGRLDKPSEGLILLTSDGDIVNKILRARNNHEKEYIVRVDKPINPRFLEKMRNGVPILDTVTKKCEVEKIDDMNFRIVLTQGLNRQIRRMCEYLGYEVKKLKRIRIMNIKLDLPIGKWRDLTDDELNALNSMLTDSSKTFD, encoded by the coding sequence ATGGAAAAGACACGTATCAATAAATATTTATCAGAAGTAGGATACTGCTCAAGAAGAGCAGCAGATAAACTTTTAGAAGAAGGCAGGATTAAAATAAACGGAAAAATTCCGGAGATGGGAACAAAAGTTTCCGATGAAGATCTTGTAGAGGTAGATGGAAAGCCTATCAGAGAACCTCAGGAAAAGCCGGTATATATCATTTTTAATAAACCTGTAGGAATTGTATGTACTACAGATACGAAACGTGAAAAAAATAATATTGTAGATTATATCAACCACCCGAAAAGAATTTTTCCTATCGGAAGATTAGATAAACCAAGTGAGGGACTGATCTTACTTACAAGTGATGGTGATATCGTTAATAAAATTCTGAGAGCCCGCAACAATCACGAGAAAGAATATATAGTTCGTGTAGATAAGCCGATCAATCCGAGATTTTTGGAAAAAATGCGAAATGGAGTTCCTATTCTGGATACTGTTACAAAAAAATGTGAGGTAGAAAAGATTGATGATATGAATTTCAGAATTGTTCTTACCCAGGGACTCAACAGGCAAATCCGGAGAATGTGCGAATACCTCGGATATGAAGTCAAAAAACTGAAGCGAATCCGTATCATGAACATCAAACTAGACCTCCCGATTGGAAAATGGAGAGATCTTACAGATGATGAACTGAATGCACTGAATTCTATGCTTACAGATTCCAGTAAAACATTCGACTAA
- a CDS encoding YncE family protein: MKLKFIAALLFVTLITFTSCLNEHDPDHSNDSSFYIDYRSLKGLPDGIAVIELDPEAPNFGNISSRLELGVGVLPHHIYYNQNAKKMFTTALGGSYLYEIKTGKDQNGLPKLIDSTPIDTGENTVGENLFFTNDGRYFMTFMGGAGGPKDGSIGVFNANNNQLIKTIKAPIQTNPNQFIMYPHGISVNEEKGLMMVTSTIHPDLTTGLGNTCTLLDLNTYEIKETYQVADSPTDMSAPVEVLLLRGKFPQYALSTTMIGGDIWIAPYNTTTKKYDAFTKLFDGSTQGLGWALEMYIDDSNKLYVSFADPGKVLVFDLSNLPQLKLLKTFDADKGAHHMAFFKTKSGKDVVAVQNNLLDLPNLNSGTISVIDINTGKTLGTVDLRNRYGILPESIEGTNGPSNYMHH; the protein is encoded by the coding sequence ATGAAATTAAAATTTATTGCAGCCCTTTTATTTGTGACTTTAATAACTTTTACCAGTTGTCTAAATGAGCACGATCCGGATCATTCAAATGATTCTTCCTTTTATATTGATTATAGAAGCTTAAAAGGATTACCAGACGGAATTGCCGTTATAGAACTCGATCCTGAAGCCCCGAATTTTGGAAATATCAGCAGCAGGCTTGAATTGGGTGTTGGTGTATTACCACATCATATTTATTATAATCAAAACGCAAAAAAAATGTTCACTACTGCTTTGGGTGGCAGTTATCTCTATGAGATAAAAACGGGAAAAGATCAAAATGGGCTGCCAAAATTAATTGATTCAACGCCTATTGATACTGGTGAGAATACAGTAGGAGAAAATTTATTTTTCACAAATGACGGAAGATATTTTATGACCTTTATGGGGGGAGCAGGAGGTCCGAAGGATGGCAGTATAGGTGTTTTTAACGCTAATAATAATCAGCTTATCAAAACTATTAAGGCACCCATTCAGACTAATCCCAATCAATTTATAATGTATCCGCACGGTATTTCAGTTAATGAAGAAAAAGGATTAATGATGGTAACCTCAACCATTCACCCGGATCTTACTACCGGATTGGGAAATACCTGTACTTTATTAGATCTCAATACCTATGAGATAAAGGAGACGTATCAGGTAGCAGACTCTCCAACAGATATGTCAGCTCCTGTTGAGGTTTTACTGCTGCGTGGAAAATTTCCGCAATATGCACTTTCTACAACAATGATTGGGGGTGATATCTGGATTGCTCCATACAATACTACAACCAAAAAATATGATGCTTTTACTAAGCTTTTTGACGGGAGTACACAAGGATTAGGCTGGGCTCTTGAAATGTATATTGATGATTCAAACAAATTGTATGTGAGTTTTGCAGATCCTGGAAAAGTACTTGTCTTTGATTTAAGTAATCTTCCCCAGCTAAAACTTTTGAAGACTTTTGATGCTGATAAAGGAGCACATCATATGGCTTTCTTTAAAACTAAATCGGGAAAAGATGTTGTAGCGGTACAAAATAATTTATTGGATCTCCCCAACTTAAATTCCGGAACCATTAGCGTAATTGATATCAATACAGGAAAAACCTTAGGTACAGTTGATTTACGTAACCGCTATGGAATACTGCCAGAATCAATTGAGGGAACCAATGGCCCAAGCAATTATATGCATCATTAA
- a CDS encoding helix-hairpin-helix domain-containing protein, whose product MMRKNYYQKLAFMVTLLTILLAYQKYTSREKEPFPDVKFITAPSYSADLSDFDPNTLDKDQWQKLGFSEKQTATILKYKDIVGGKFTSKEQLKKCYVISDEKFSELESFILLPEITERGNSKGFNTYGKKEIIIAGKFNPDRFSANDWLKMGFSERQAEAILKYRNYLGGSFISKEKFKECFIISPENYSKLEPYLLLPAKTPETFKNFAKNNAVKTKIQYHSFDPNQLGQEGWKAFGFSEKQAITIINYRDRNLRGSFKSLEDLQKCFVISAEKFQEMKPYIKLQEKQQEKTDFSKTDLNTITFRQLIEFGLDERSAGSIIGFRKKLGGFINKQQILSTYNIDQNLVQKLISTAPLNTSDVPRYSLVDAPEEWLKNHPYFKYSADKIIFYRISNSDDRKIWKLLKLKPEYEERMRLYIK is encoded by the coding sequence ATGATGAGAAAAAACTATTACCAGAAATTGGCATTTATGGTCACATTGCTGACTATTTTATTAGCCTACCAGAAATACACCAGCCGGGAAAAAGAACCTTTTCCTGACGTAAAGTTCATTACAGCTCCTTCGTATTCTGCAGATCTATCAGATTTTGATCCCAATACACTGGACAAAGATCAATGGCAGAAACTTGGGTTTTCAGAGAAGCAGACTGCTACAATTCTCAAGTATAAAGATATTGTTGGAGGGAAATTCACATCAAAAGAACAGTTGAAAAAATGTTACGTTATTTCTGACGAGAAATTCAGTGAATTGGAATCATTCATTTTACTTCCTGAAATAACAGAAAGAGGAAATTCAAAAGGATTCAATACGTATGGAAAGAAAGAAATTATCATTGCAGGGAAATTCAATCCTGATCGGTTTTCTGCTAATGATTGGCTTAAAATGGGTTTCAGTGAGAGACAGGCAGAAGCTATTTTAAAATACAGAAATTATCTGGGAGGAAGCTTTATCAGCAAGGAGAAGTTTAAAGAATGTTTTATCATTTCTCCGGAAAATTACAGCAAGCTTGAACCTTATTTGCTTTTACCTGCAAAAACTCCCGAAACTTTCAAGAATTTCGCAAAGAACAATGCGGTCAAAACCAAGATTCAATACCATTCTTTTGATCCTAATCAACTGGGCCAGGAGGGTTGGAAAGCCTTTGGATTTTCAGAAAAGCAAGCCATTACCATCATTAATTACCGGGACAGAAATCTACGGGGAAGCTTTAAAAGTCTGGAAGATCTGCAGAAATGTTTTGTGATTTCTGCTGAGAAATTTCAGGAAATGAAACCTTATATCAAACTCCAGGAAAAGCAGCAGGAAAAAACTGATTTTTCAAAAACAGATCTCAACACCATTACTTTCAGACAGCTTATAGAATTTGGTCTGGATGAAAGAAGCGCCGGTTCTATTATTGGCTTCAGAAAAAAGCTGGGAGGCTTTATCAATAAGCAACAGATTTTAAGTACTTACAATATTGATCAGAATCTTGTTCAAAAGCTGATTTCAACAGCACCGTTGAATACTTCAGATGTACCCAGATATTCATTAGTGGATGCTCCAGAAGAATGGCTTAAAAATCATCCTTATTTCAAATACTCAGCAGACAAAATCATTTTCTACCGTATCAGTAATTCTGATGACAGAAAAATATGGAAACTTTTAAAACTGAAACCTGAATATGAGGAAAGAATGAGATTATATATAAAATAA
- a CDS encoding MerR family transcriptional regulator: protein MKINLPDKLYYSIGEVAKAFDVNTSLIRYWEQEFPIIKPKKNRKGNRYFTPEDIKNLQMIYHLVKEKGYTLDGARIALTTNSKISETITLIDRLEFVKAELIKLKESLGERDGE, encoded by the coding sequence ATGAAAATAAATTTACCTGATAAACTGTATTATTCTATAGGAGAAGTGGCAAAAGCATTCGATGTAAACACTTCATTAATACGTTACTGGGAACAGGAATTCCCGATTATCAAGCCTAAAAAAAACAGAAAAGGAAACCGGTATTTCACCCCTGAAGATATTAAAAACCTTCAGATGATCTACCATCTGGTAAAAGAAAAAGGCTATACCTTAGACGGAGCCCGCATCGCACTGACCACAAACAGTAAAATCTCCGAAACCATCACCCTTATCGACCGGCTTGAATTTGTAAAAGCTGAGCTTATTAAGCTGAAAGAGTCTTTGGGTGAAAGAGATGGTGAGTAA
- a CDS encoding MerR family transcriptional regulator: MKINLADKLYYSIGEVAKAFDVNTSLIRYWEQEFPIIKPKKNRKGNRYFTPEDIKNLQMIYHLVKEKGYTLDGARIALTTNSKISETITLIDRLEFVKAELIKLKESLGERDGE, translated from the coding sequence ATGAAAATAAATTTAGCTGATAAACTGTATTATTCTATAGGAGAAGTGGCAAAAGCATTCGATGTAAACACCTCACTAATACGTTACTGGGAACAGGAATTCCCTATTATCAAGCCTAAAAAAAACAGGAAAGGTAACCGATATTTCACTCCTGAAGATATCAAAAACCTTCAGATGATCTACCATCTGGTAAAAGAAAAAGGCTATACCTTAGACGGAGCCCGCATCGCACTGACCACAAACAGTAAAATCTCCGAAACCATCACCCTTATCGACCGGCTTGAATTTGTAAAAGCTGAGCTTATTAAGCTGAAAGAGTCTTTGGGAGAAAGAGATGGTGAGTAA
- a CDS encoding AraC family transcriptional regulator, with amino-acid sequence MMNPISVLHINLFQAGKNTSDFYFNTMKNHLVVGHRHIEKPHRHDFYAAVLFTKGVGIHEIDFQKYDVSEGSLFFLSPGQIHSWELSEDIEGYIFFCSQEFYEMHYVNQKLRNFPFFGSVSFPRKLQLDALELKKNIRLFQELGEEHQAKNIMKEGLILSLMSQIFINSTRLFSRDFDTQDSAAGLSYFKHYQDFENLIEQHFAEHKSIAYYASLLGISSKHLNRIVQTVVQKTATDIITERVVLEAKRMLMYLDESLVEIAFRLGYEEYSYFVRVFRKSSGMTPTQFMRKYKA; translated from the coding sequence ATGATGAATCCTATCTCTGTTCTTCATATCAACCTTTTCCAGGCAGGTAAAAACACTTCAGATTTTTATTTTAACACAATGAAGAATCATTTGGTGGTAGGACATCGTCATATAGAAAAGCCTCACAGACATGACTTTTATGCGGCTGTTCTTTTTACCAAAGGAGTAGGAATACATGAGATCGATTTCCAAAAATATGACGTTTCTGAGGGAAGCCTTTTCTTTCTGTCACCTGGGCAAATTCACAGCTGGGAACTTTCGGAAGATATAGAAGGTTATATTTTCTTTTGTTCTCAGGAATTTTATGAAATGCATTATGTGAATCAGAAGCTGAGGAATTTTCCTTTTTTCGGATCTGTGTCTTTTCCGAGGAAACTTCAGTTGGACGCTCTGGAGCTGAAGAAGAATATTAGGTTATTTCAGGAACTTGGAGAAGAACATCAGGCTAAAAATATAATGAAAGAAGGTCTTATTTTGTCATTAATGTCTCAGATCTTCATTAATTCTACCCGATTATTTTCCAGAGATTTTGACACACAGGATTCTGCCGCCGGACTTTCTTACTTTAAACATTATCAGGATTTCGAAAATCTGATTGAACAGCATTTTGCAGAACATAAATCGATTGCCTATTATGCTTCTTTATTAGGAATTTCATCCAAACATCTGAATAGAATTGTACAGACTGTTGTCCAAAAAACAGCTACAGATATTATTACAGAAAGAGTAGTGCTGGAAGCCAAAAGAATGTTGATGTACCTAGATGAAAGTCTGGTTGAAATTGCTTTCAGATTAGGATATGAAGAATATTCCTACTTTGTAAGAGTATTCCGGAAAAGCTCCGGAATGACTCCCACTCAGTTTATGAGAAAATATAAGGCTTAA
- the ccoG gene encoding cytochrome c oxidase accessory protein CcoG, which yields MSAESNNIKSLEIENEDFRNSVGTMDETGKRKWIFPRKPKGKYTNYRNYTSYLLLALFFGLPFVKINNNPFLLINVIDRKFFILGQPFYLQDFFILALGAVTSVIFVMLFTVVFGRIFCGWLCPQTLFMEMVFRKIEYWIEGDRNKQMKLDRQEWDAEKIRKRLTKWSVFILISLIISTFMFMYIVGYEQVFQIMLEGPSEHPLKFITMIFFTMTFYFVFAWLREQVCTLVCPYGRLQGVLIDKQTINVYYDFKRGEGRSKWRNNEDRKAAGKGDCIDCNQCVVVCPTGIDIRNGQQLECVNCTACIDACDEVMEKVGLPKGLVRYATESEIENSEKFRFTPRMKATTVILALLIGFLGFLMYDRGSMEAKFIKPAGSTFFVKNGKITNTFIYTLLNKSNEKKTLNIKVITPSNAEITYFGSEKIILKGDQILKGNINISFPEDEIKFSKQNMIIGVFDEKGKLVDSFETTFEGPFKLAL from the coding sequence ATGAGCGCAGAGTCCAACAATATCAAATCTTTAGAAATTGAAAATGAAGATTTCCGAAATTCAGTGGGAACAATGGATGAAACCGGAAAAAGGAAGTGGATATTCCCAAGAAAGCCTAAAGGAAAATACACCAATTACAGGAATTACACCAGCTACCTTCTTCTTGCCTTATTTTTCGGACTGCCTTTTGTAAAGATCAATAATAATCCTTTTCTGCTCATCAATGTTATTGACAGGAAATTCTTTATCCTTGGACAGCCTTTCTATCTTCAGGACTTTTTTATCCTTGCATTGGGAGCGGTAACTTCCGTCATTTTTGTAATGCTATTTACGGTAGTTTTCGGAAGAATATTCTGTGGCTGGCTTTGCCCTCAAACCCTTTTTATGGAAATGGTTTTCCGTAAAATAGAATATTGGATTGAAGGAGACCGAAATAAACAGATGAAACTCGACAGACAGGAATGGGATGCTGAAAAAATCAGAAAGAGACTTACAAAATGGTCCGTATTTATTTTGATTTCTCTGATCATCTCTACTTTCATGTTTATGTATATTGTAGGCTATGAACAGGTTTTCCAGATTATGCTGGAAGGACCTTCAGAACATCCTTTAAAGTTCATTACAATGATCTTTTTCACGATGACTTTCTATTTTGTTTTTGCATGGCTTCGTGAGCAGGTATGTACCCTGGTTTGTCCTTACGGAAGGCTTCAGGGTGTTTTAATTGATAAACAGACAATCAACGTATATTACGATTTTAAAAGAGGGGAAGGTCGTTCAAAATGGAGAAATAATGAAGACAGAAAAGCGGCAGGTAAGGGAGATTGTATAGATTGTAACCAATGCGTTGTTGTCTGTCCTACAGGAATCGACATCAGAAACGGACAGCAATTGGAGTGTGTGAACTGTACAGCCTGTATTGATGCCTGTGATGAAGTAATGGAAAAAGTAGGTTTACCTAAAGGATTGGTTCGTTATGCCACAGAATCAGAAATTGAAAACAGTGAGAAGTTCAGATTTACTCCGAGAATGAAAGCGACGACCGTTATTCTGGCATTGCTGATCGGATTTCTTGGATTTTTAATGTACGACCGCGGCTCTATGGAAGCGAAATTCATCAAACCAGCTGGCTCTACATTTTTTGTTAAAAACGGCAAGATCACCAACACCTTTATTTATACGCTTCTGAATAAATCTAATGAAAAGAAGACGTTAAACATCAAAGTTATCACCCCATCAAATGCTGAAATCACGTATTTCGGTTCTGAAAAAATCATCTTGAAAGGAGACCAGATCCTGAAAGGAAACATCAACATTTCCTTCCCTGAAGATGAGATTAAATTTTCAAAACAAAATATGATCATCGGGGTGTTTGATGAGAAAGGAAAACTGGTAGATTCTTTTGAAACAACTTTTGAAGGACCTTTTAAGCTAGCACTTTAG
- a CDS encoding SMP-30/gluconolactonase/LRE family protein translates to MKNILKISMIGLVFALVNCQSVNYSKMFYEGVKPEMVSDTFSFTEGPSADKEGNVYFTDQPNDKIYYWDWKSNKVIEFLDKTGRANGTHFDKDGYLITCSDDQGEIWKISKDKKVEILLKGFEGKRLNGPNDVWNDEAGGMYFTDPLYERDYWIGFKQELPHKSLYYRDKSGKVTKLDTFIQPNGIVGSEKLKKLYLSDIDAGKTYVYDILGEGKLSEKKLFCEMGSDGMELDKHGNLYLTGDGVHVFNRSGKKIYHIPIPEKWTSNVTFGGENNDILFITASKSVYTFPTRVRGIK, encoded by the coding sequence ATGAAGAATATCTTGAAAATAAGCATGATTGGTTTGGTTTTCGCATTGGTAAACTGCCAATCAGTAAATTATAGTAAAATGTTTTATGAAGGAGTAAAGCCGGAAATGGTTTCAGATACGTTCAGTTTCACAGAAGGACCATCAGCAGATAAAGAGGGGAATGTTTATTTTACCGATCAACCCAATGATAAGATCTATTATTGGGACTGGAAAAGCAATAAGGTAATAGAGTTTTTAGACAAGACGGGAAGAGCAAACGGAACGCACTTTGACAAAGACGGGTATTTGATTACCTGCTCAGATGATCAGGGAGAAATCTGGAAAATTTCCAAAGACAAAAAAGTGGAAATTCTGCTTAAAGGCTTTGAAGGAAAAAGATTGAACGGTCCCAATGATGTATGGAATGATGAAGCCGGAGGAATGTACTTTACAGATCCATTGTATGAAAGAGATTACTGGATCGGTTTTAAACAGGAACTGCCACACAAAAGCCTTTATTATAGAGATAAATCAGGGAAAGTTACCAAGCTGGATACATTTATCCAGCCTAATGGAATTGTAGGCAGTGAAAAACTGAAAAAATTATACCTTTCTGATATTGATGCCGGGAAAACTTATGTATATGACATATTGGGTGAAGGCAAACTGTCTGAAAAAAAACTTTTCTGTGAAATGGGATCAGACGGAATGGAGCTGGATAAGCATGGAAACCTTTATCTTACAGGAGATGGAGTACATGTGTTTAACCGTTCCGGAAAGAAAATTTACCATATTCCTATTCCCGAAAAATGGACTTCCAATGTAACCTTTGGTGGAGAAAATAATGATATACTCTTCATTACTGCTTCAAAATCTGTATATACTTTTCCTACCAGAGTAAGAGGAATAAAATAA
- a CDS encoding DEAD/DEAH box helicase — protein MELQSIYQKLQIQDMNQMQKSTYNASENNTDIVLLSPTGSGKTLAFLFPVLRNLKKNVQGVQALILVPARELALQIEQVFKAMGTDFKVSVCYGGHDKKIEVNNLIEAPAVLIGTPGRVAYHVRNNNFDPKTIKTLVLDEFDKALELGFHEDMEFIAGSLKGLSQRILTSATAMDEIPTFTGLKNEKTIDFLKLSEIKPDIQLRKVMTISEEKLDTLFNLICKIGNKRTLIFCNHREAVDRISELLNQMGIDRETFHGGMEQDERERALLKFRNDSARILITTDLAARGLDVPEVESIVHYQLPPKEDAFIHRNGRTARMNAKGFVYLIMTEEENFPFIKSNTPEESVAGFTKVPEKTPFQTIYISAGKKDKVNKVDVVGYLIKKGELQKEDIGLIEVKDTTSYVAVSRSKVNAVLRKLQNEKLKGKKVKMEVAY, from the coding sequence ATGGAACTACAATCAATCTACCAGAAACTGCAGATTCAGGATATGAATCAGATGCAGAAATCTACTTATAATGCGTCTGAAAACAATACAGACATTGTTTTACTCTCTCCTACAGGATCTGGAAAGACTCTTGCTTTTTTATTCCCGGTTCTTCGGAATCTGAAAAAAAATGTTCAGGGAGTTCAGGCATTGATATTGGTTCCGGCCAGAGAACTTGCTTTACAGATTGAGCAGGTTTTTAAAGCTATGGGAACAGATTTTAAAGTTTCTGTTTGTTATGGCGGACATGATAAAAAAATAGAGGTTAACAATTTAATTGAAGCTCCTGCGGTTTTAATAGGAACTCCAGGAAGGGTTGCTTACCATGTGAGAAATAATAACTTTGATCCGAAAACGATTAAAACACTCGTTCTTGATGAATTCGACAAAGCTCTGGAGCTTGGCTTTCATGAAGATATGGAGTTTATTGCAGGTTCATTAAAAGGTCTTTCACAAAGAATTTTAACTTCAGCTACAGCGATGGATGAAATTCCAACGTTTACGGGGTTAAAAAATGAAAAAACCATCGATTTTTTAAAGCTAAGTGAAATAAAACCAGATATCCAATTACGAAAAGTAATGACAATTTCTGAGGAAAAGCTTGACACTTTGTTTAATTTAATCTGCAAAATAGGCAATAAAAGGACTCTTATTTTCTGTAATCACCGAGAGGCTGTTGACAGAATCTCCGAGCTTCTTAACCAGATGGGAATCGACAGGGAAACCTTCCATGGCGGTATGGAGCAGGATGAAAGAGAACGTGCGTTGCTGAAATTCAGAAATGATTCTGCAAGAATTCTTATTACAACTGATCTTGCTGCCCGTGGACTTGATGTTCCGGAGGTAGAATCTATTGTACACTATCAGCTTCCTCCAAAAGAAGATGCTTTCATTCATAGAAACGGACGTACCGCAAGAATGAATGCCAAAGGTTTTGTATACCTCATCATGACAGAGGAAGAAAACTTTCCATTCATTAAAAGCAATACCCCTGAAGAAAGTGTTGCCGGATTTACTAAAGTTCCGGAAAAAACACCTTTCCAGACTATTTATATCAGTGCCGGAAAAAAAGATAAGGTCAACAAAGTGGATGTTGTGGGATATCTTATCAAAAAAGGAGAGCTTCAGAAAGAAGATATCGGTTTGATTGAAGTAAAAGATACGACTTCCTATGTTGCTGTTTCCAGAAGTAAAGTAAATGCTGTTTTAAGAAAGCTTCAGAACGAAAAACTGAAAGGAAAAAAAGTGAAAATGGAAGTTGCTTATTAA